The DNA segment GAAGAACCGAGGGTCTGTTTCCCATTCTCCCCAGTACAACCCGAGCCAGTTCCAGATCGAGATTGTGCTTGCTGAAAACCCTGGCCATGACAAAGCCGCCGAAGAGCAGGACTACGACAGGGCTGGAAAAGGGAGCCAAAAAGATGCGGTAGTTACGGGCTTCCAGACCCAGCGGTTCTGCCAGGGCTCCCAAAAGAAGGGCTTCGAGGAAGGCGACCAGAATACCGGTCACATAAAGGGGAATCGGCTCGCTGATCCAGTAGACAAGAGCGAGGGTGAAGAGGCCCGCCATGAGGGACTGCTCCGGGTTCAGCCCGGGCAGAAGGAGTCCTGCAAGAAGAGCCAGGATGGCTCCGAGCAGGAGAAAGAAAATGCGGGACAGAGTGGACATGCCTTCCTTCGCTTCGATGCGAATGCCTTGAAGAAGGAAGAACAGCTTGAGGGGAATTGCAAGAAAAAGCCCCCGGATTGCCGGGGGCCTTGATCATCAGTTCAGTTCCCGTTTTCGATAGGCTTCCCGGCTCCGGTCGGGTGCCGGCCCGAAGTCAGGGCGCAGAGGCGGATGCTTGCGGTGCAGCTTCAGCACTTCCTCAATCGCCCGATCCAGTTGGGGGTCTTCACCCCGGGCCAGATCCTGGGGACGGTTATCCACTTCAATGTCGGGATCCACACCGTGTCCCTCCAGCGACCATCCTCTCTTGGAATCCCACCAGGCAAACTCGGGGCGGGAAAAACCGCCGCCATCGACCAGGCCCATGAAGCCACGGATGCCGATGACTCCGCCCCAGGAGCGTTTGCCGATCACCGGAGCCAGGCCATCCAATTGAACAGCGGCGGGAAAAATGTCGCCATCGCTGCCGGCATGTTCGTTGGTCAGCACGACAAAAGGTCCGTTCAGGACGCGATAGGGATAGGTCATCACGCCGCCACGACGCTGTCGATCCCAACTGATAATGTGGCGCTGAAAGCGTTCCAGAATCAACTGGCTGACAAAGCCGCCGCCGTTCCAGCGGACATCTACGACCATGCCTTCCTTATCCAGTTGCGGATAGAACCACTTGCCGAACTCGGTGAGCCCTCGCATTCCCATGTCGGGAATGTGGATGTAGCCGATCCTGCCCCCGGTCGCTTCTGACACTGCTTCCCGATTCTGGCGAACCCAGTCGAGATAAACCAGACGAGAGTCACTGCGAAGCGTGTGAACAATGACATGGCGGGTCTCTCCACCCAGACTGTCCGCCACGGTCAGCATGACGTCGCGTCCTGCGAGATTATCCAGCGCGGACTCAAAGGGACGATCCAATGGTACTTGCCGAAGATTGACTTCCAGAATGTAGTCACCCTCATCGACCTCCACTCCGGGCACATCCAGGGGAGAGCGTCGCCGGTCCAACTGACCTCCGCGATAGATGTGATCGACACGGAAGGCCTCGCCCTCACGCTGGAGAGTCGCGCCCAGAAGCCCGGTTCCCCGGCGCCGGGCCCTTTGCGGATGATCGCCACCGAAGACATAGGTATGGCCTGTCGAGAGCTCCCCGATCATCTCTGCCAGGATGTCGTTCAGGTCCGAGCGGCTCGCGATACGATCCAGCAGCGGAGCGTACTGATCGTGGACAGCCTGCCAGTCCACGCCCTGCATGCTTTCATCCCAGTAAAAATCCCGCATGACGCGCCAGGTTTCCCGATAGATCTGATGCCACTCCTCTCGCGGGTCGAGTTCGATCTGAAGGCCCGAAACATCCATCATCTCTGCTCCCGGCCCCGGAGGAGCCATACTGTCGACCACCTGAAGCCCGCCCATGATTTTCACAAGAAGGATCTTGTTCTTTTCATTGAGAAGCTGATAACCCCTCACGCCGCGCGCGAAGGTGCTCAGCTCTTCATCCTCAATCTGGTAGCTCTTCAGGTTCAATCCGCCAAAGCTGCCGTGGCCACTTTCGTCGTCGTCTTCTTCCTCATCATCGGGTCTTGCGAGGAAAAAGAGCTTGTCCTTTGAGGCCTGCAAGCCAAAGTAGCGTCCGGGCGGAACCTTCTCGTGCTCGATGTATCGACTCAGGATTCCATCGAAGTCGATCTCCACGGGATCCAGTTTCTCTTCGTCCTCGTCCTTCTCCAGTTCCGCAAGTTCCGTGCTGTCGGCAGGAGCTTCTGTGCCCAGGGAATCGGTCTCGGCCACTTCCAGGGAATCCGTCTCCGCTTCGGCAAGGTCCGTTTCCGTGGAATCGCTCTCCTCCTCTTCCAGGGGAGGAATCCCGTCGTTCTTCAGGAAGGGATTCTCCACATCCTCCCGAAGAAGCAGGGAGTAAGGGCGCTGCCCCGGCTCGATGATGGTCTCGAAGTCCCGACTGCCAATAGTCGGGCGAACCGTGCGGTTGCTCATGAAGTGCAGGTAGTTGCCCTCGGGATCCCAGGTGGGGTTGCTGTCATACGTGAGATTGCTCGTCACCTGATGTGTCGTGGAATCGCTGGTGTCGAAGAGGAAGATCGTTCCGCGGTCGAAATTGTCTGTATGGGTGTAAGCCATCCAGCGCCCGTCAGGACTCCAGCGATAGCTTCGAATCTCGCTGGCGTCTCCATGGGCAATCTTCCAGGGCTCTCCCCCTTCTTCGGGCAGTAGATAAAGCCCGTGGCTGTGGTCGCTGTAGGCCAGCCACTTCCCGTCCGGACTCCAGTCCATGGAGTAGATGTAGCCCTCTTCCCCCGTTTCGCGCAGGGTTTTCAGATCCCCGCGACCCCAGGCATCCGCGCTGAGAATGGCCTCTTCGCCTCCTTCATCACTGACATAGGCCACCCGCTTTCCATCGGGATGAATGTCCATGGCCCGCTCCCTGGCCCCGCTTCCACGGGTCACCGGAAGGGTGACGCCTTCTTCCACGGGAACCGTGAAGATCTCGCCCCGCGCTTCCACGAGAACTCTCTCGGCATCGGGGGCAAGTTCCGCGGAGCGAATGGAAAGGCTGGGGTTCGGGTAGCGACGGCGGGTGAGAATCCTCTCACTGGGCAGCTCCAGCGGAAGGGGAAGCACTTCCCGGGAAGCGGGATCGAATACCTGAAGGTTACCGGCAAGGGTAAACAGAATCCTTCCGTCCGGCGCCTGGGAAGGGCTTCGCGCGTCCCAGTTTCCGAAATCTGTGAGGCGCTGCCGTGCGGAACCATCGGCCCGCATCTTCCAGAGATTGGCCGTGCCCCCCTTGTCGCTCAGAAAAAAGATCCGCCCATTGTGCCACATGGGAAGAAGGTCCATGCCGTCAAAGTCGGTAACCTCATGGTAGTCCTCCCTGTCGGGATTACCGACCCAGATTTCCGGGGCTGTGCCACCCCGGTAACGCTTCCAGGTTCCGCCCCCCCAGGTGCGGGTAAAGGCCCAGAGCCCGGTCTCGGGGTCGACGGCCAGATAGTTGGCACGCCCGAGCGGAAGAAGCTCCGGGTCACCTCCGCTTGCGGAAATCCGGTAGAGATGACTGCTGCGATGAGGGTCGTTCCGATAACTGCGAAAGACCAGGCTTTCCCCGTCCAGGCTCCAGTCCACGAGACGATCCGCGAAAGGATGCCAGGTAATCCGACGCGGCTCGCCGCCTTCGATGGGCATGACAAAGATGTCCTTGTTGCCGTCATACTCGGCGGAGAAGGCCAGTTGCCGTCCGTCAGGACTGATCCGGGGCTGTCCTTCCACCCCGTCGTGACTGGTGATTCTGCGAAGATCGGTCAGGGAGTCTCCCGCAAGACGGGCAAGCCAGAGATCGTCCTCAGCGCGAAAGACCACCCGATCTTTGTGAAGATCTCCTTCGACAACATAGGCGGGCAGGGCAAGGACCGGAATAGCCAGGAAGAGGATCCCGGTCAGAATGAGAGAGGTGCGCATGTTATCCTTTACTGGATGGAGAGGAACGGGAGGCCTACGCAGTTCAAGGTGGCAGGTTTCCGGAGGAATCATAGAAAGATGTAGAGTGCAGAAGCAAGAGCATTCGATTTCAAGAAGGCCCGCCTCAAGCAGCAGAAGAAGGAGAGTCCCCGGCCCGGCCGGGTGTTTCAATTATAGAGACATCTCTCGAATCCGAGAGCCGCTCAAAGCTATGCAGAACCATCAACAACGCAACTCGCTCTATTGCAAGGAGTTAGCTTGCCCCTTCAACTGGCTTGCCTCTTGATAGTAGAAGGCAAACCTGTCAAGGAGGAATGTGATGAGCGCAATCAGGGAATACCAGCCAAACAGAATCGACGCAGGGCAGATTGCAGGAGTGGAGAGGTCGAGAATCTACCTCCGGGTGGCTGAGGCCTTTGACAGCTTTGAGCAACTACTGCTCAATCTTGAACTTGCCGACATTGCGGGGAAACGGGAACTTGTTGACAAGCTCCAGCAGGAAATTGCCGGCAGCTTTGACAATCTCTCTATTCAACTGGAAATGATCGCAGGGAGAAACTCGCCACTTTCCGAAAACACCCGGAAGGAAATCGTTGAGCTCGCCAGGACGCGTTACCTTCCCTATATCATGAAAACCGGCCTCGCAAAGCGGGCCCTGGAAAAGCCCCTCGGCTATGCAGGGGACTACCTGACGATCGAGCTCTTCTACCGGAATGAACCTGCTGGCGAAGGAATTGTAGGCAACACACTGGACCGCTGTTTCCTTGACCTGCCGGCCTGCAATGCTGTGCGGAATCGTCGCAGGCTTCTGAGCCGACAGATTGAACGAAGCCTGGAATTAACGACGCCCGGATCCACCACTCGAGTGACAAGTCTCGCCTGTGGGCCAGCGAGGGAAGTCTTCGATTTCTTCGAGAAAACACCCGAGAAACACTCTCTCGAGTTCACCCTTCTGGACATGGATCCCCGGGCCCTCCGATTCGCCAAACACGAAGCCGCAAAGCGGAATCTGCAGGACTCGATTCGCACAGTGCGAGGGAACCTCCTCCGACTCAGCCTCGGAAAAGAAACGCTGGAAATCGCCGCCCAGCACCTGGTCTACAGCATTGGCCTGATTGACTACTTCGAAGACGAGATGGTCGTGGAACTTCTCAACTGGATCCACGGAATCCTGAAGCCCGGAGGAAGGGTAATCCTGGGGAACTTCCACCCTGACAACCCCACCCGCGCGATGATGGAAGAAATCCTGGACTGGAAACTCGTTCACCGCGATCAGCGAAAGATGGACCAGTTGTTCATGGCTTCCCGCTTCCAGGCTCCATGCTCTGTAATTCACTTTGAAGAGGAAGGAATCAACCTCTTCGCCGAAGCCACTCGATCCCGAAAAGACATCGCCTAAAACTTCTTTGACCTGCCTCCGGATTGCGGTAATTCTGGCGTATTCCTGATCAGGCCTACCGCGTCATTGGAGTCTGTGCTTGTGAAGAAGCAAAGCCTGCGTGTTTCGATAGTGTTGAGCCTGCTCCTGGGCCTGACCGTTACGATGGTGCTTGCCTTTCTCGCAGACTTCAAAAGCACGGTGCTTGCCTTGCGGAGTATGCAACTCGCCTGGCTTCCCCTCTTGCTCCTTCTCTCCCTGCTTCACTTTCTCTTCCGATTCCTGCGCTGGGAATATCTTCTTCGGACTCTGGGAATCCGGCTTCGGAAAGGCGAAAGCCTGGGCATCTTTCTTAGTGGCTTTCTCTTCACCCTCACGCCGGGGAAAATCGGGGAAGTCCTGAAAGCCTGGCTCGTCCGCAAGCTGCATGGCGAACCGGTGGCAAAGGTCATCCCGGTTGTAATTGCTGAACGCTACTGCGACGCCGGTGCCATGCTTCTTCTCGCTTCGGTCGGGGTACTGGGAAGTGGGCGGGGAGGCATTCTCTGGCTTCTTATTCTTGTGCTTCTCCTTCTTGTCTACCTGGCAGGAAGCTCCCCTGTCCTGCGAAGACTTCTTCCACGCCTTCCGGGGCGAAGCGCTCAAGTCGCCGAATCAATTCTGGATCAAAGCCGCGCACTGCTTCGATGGAAGCTACTCCTTCCCATGCTCCTCTACAGTGCGGTGGCCTGGTTCTGGCAATGCTGGGCACTGGCTCTCTCGGTACGCGCTCTTGGAAGCCGACTGTCTCTCGGGGAAGCGGTATTCAACTACTCCCTCTCCACCTTGGCCGGTGCCGTGGCCTTTCTGCCCGGGGGACTTGGCGTGACCGAGGGAAGTCTGGCCCTGATGCTCATCAAGCGCGGAGGACTGGTCGCAGCGGATGCCGCGGCGGCGACGCTTCTCCTCCGGCTTGCTACTCTCTGGTTTGCCGTGCTGATCGGTCTTATCGCCTTCCTCTGGCTTGCCCGCAGATGGAAAGGCAAGTCCTCCCTTCTTCGCGATATCGAGGAATCAGAAGGCGGACAGCTCTTTGACCTTCGCAAGGAGAATGAAGATTGAAGAAGAAACTCCTTCCCTGGATTCTGTCGCTGCTTCCCCTTGTCCTGCTGATGTCCGCTACCTCGCCATGGGGTCCGGGGGTCACGCCCGACTCGGTCTACTATCTTTCGACCGCCGACAGTCTCGCCGATGGAAAGGGCTTCCTGCAATTTGATGGCACTCCCTACACCTTCTGGCCGCCGCTCTACCCGCTTCTGATCTCCCTGGGCTCGCTGTTGGCAATCCCGCAGTTGCTCTGGGTTCGCCTGCTCGGCGCTCTCTGCATTGCGCTCAGCACGGGATTTGCCCTTCAGTGGCTTTTCCGCGAACTCCGCTCGCCCTTCCTTGCGGCATGGGCTTCACTGGCCCTTCTCCTGTCGCCAATCTTCTTTGAAATCGGCCTTCAGGCCTGGACCGAAGGCCCCTTTCTTCTCTTCAGCCTGCTCTTTCTCCTGCAGTTCCTGAAGTACCGCGAAAGGGAAAGCTGGCGGGATCTAATCCTCGCCGCGCTCTGGGCCACGCTGGCCTGGCTTTGCCGTCACCCGGGAATCACTCTGGTGGCCTCTGCCGGCTTGCTGATTCTCTTCACAGGAAGCCCCGGGAGGCGGCTTGTCCGGGCCCTGGGATTTGGTGTGCTCGCGACCTTGCTTCCGGCGGTCTGGATCCTTCGCAACCTGCTTCTCTTTGGAGCCGTGGCGGGGGAGCGGGCCCCGTCCACGACTCCTTTTCACGAAAACCTCATTCAGGTGTTCACGGAAACCGCCCGATGGATCCTCCCCGCGCGCATTCCCTTTGCGGGACCGCTGGCCCTTGCGGGCATCCTGC comes from the Candidatus Krumholzibacteriia bacterium genome and includes:
- a CDS encoding lysylphosphatidylglycerol synthase transmembrane domain-containing protein yields the protein MSLLLGLTVTMVLAFLADFKSTVLALRSMQLAWLPLLLLLSLLHFLFRFLRWEYLLRTLGIRLRKGESLGIFLSGFLFTLTPGKIGEVLKAWLVRKLHGEPVAKVIPVVIAERYCDAGAMLLLASVGVLGSGRGGILWLLILVLLLLVYLAGSSPVLRRLLPRLPGRSAQVAESILDQSRALLRWKLLLPMLLYSAVAWFWQCWALALSVRALGSRLSLGEAVFNYSLSTLAGAVAFLPGGLGVTEGSLALMLIKRGGLVAADAAAATLLLRLATLWFAVLIGLIAFLWLARRWKGKSSLLRDIEESEGGQLFDLRKENED
- a CDS encoding S41 family peptidase, with the translated sequence MRTSLILTGILFLAIPVLALPAYVVEGDLHKDRVVFRAEDDLWLARLAGDSLTDLRRITSHDGVEGQPRISPDGRQLAFSAEYDGNKDIFVMPIEGGEPRRITWHPFADRLVDWSLDGESLVFRSYRNDPHRSSHLYRISASGGDPELLPLGRANYLAVDPETGLWAFTRTWGGGTWKRYRGGTAPEIWVGNPDREDYHEVTDFDGMDLLPMWHNGRIFFLSDKGGTANLWKMRADGSARQRLTDFGNWDARSPSQAPDGRILFTLAGNLQVFDPASREVLPLPLELPSERILTRRRYPNPSLSIRSAELAPDAERVLVEARGEIFTVPVEEGVTLPVTRGSGARERAMDIHPDGKRVAYVSDEGGEEAILSADAWGRGDLKTLRETGEEGYIYSMDWSPDGKWLAYSDHSHGLYLLPEEGGEPWKIAHGDASEIRSYRWSPDGRWMAYTHTDNFDRGTIFLFDTSDSTTHQVTSNLTYDSNPTWDPEGNYLHFMSNRTVRPTIGSRDFETIIEPGQRPYSLLLREDVENPFLKNDGIPPLEEEESDSTETDLAEAETDSLEVAETDSLGTEAPADSTELAELEKDEDEEKLDPVEIDFDGILSRYIEHEKVPPGRYFGLQASKDKLFFLARPDDEEEDDDESGHGSFGGLNLKSYQIEDEELSTFARGVRGYQLLNEKNKILLVKIMGGLQVVDSMAPPGPGAEMMDVSGLQIELDPREEWHQIYRETWRVMRDFYWDESMQGVDWQAVHDQYAPLLDRIASRSDLNDILAEMIGELSTGHTYVFGGDHPQRARRRGTGLLGATLQREGEAFRVDHIYRGGQLDRRRSPLDVPGVEVDEGDYILEVNLRQVPLDRPFESALDNLAGRDVMLTVADSLGGETRHVIVHTLRSDSRLVYLDWVRQNREAVSEATGGRIGYIHIPDMGMRGLTEFGKWFYPQLDKEGMVVDVRWNGGGFVSQLILERFQRHIISWDRQRRGGVMTYPYRVLNGPFVVLTNEHAGSDGDIFPAAVQLDGLAPVIGKRSWGGVIGIRGFMGLVDGGGFSRPEFAWWDSKRGWSLEGHGVDPDIEVDNRPQDLARGEDPQLDRAIEEVLKLHRKHPPLRPDFGPAPDRSREAYRKRELN
- a CDS encoding class I SAM-dependent methyltransferase family protein, which encodes MSAIREYQPNRIDAGQIAGVERSRIYLRVAEAFDSFEQLLLNLELADIAGKRELVDKLQQEIAGSFDNLSIQLEMIAGRNSPLSENTRKEIVELARTRYLPYIMKTGLAKRALEKPLGYAGDYLTIELFYRNEPAGEGIVGNTLDRCFLDLPACNAVRNRRRLLSRQIERSLELTTPGSTTRVTSLACGPAREVFDFFEKTPEKHSLEFTLLDMDPRALRFAKHEAAKRNLQDSIRTVRGNLLRLSLGKETLEIAAQHLVYSIGLIDYFEDEMVVELLNWIHGILKPGGRVILGNFHPDNPTRAMMEEILDWKLVHRDQRKMDQLFMASRFQAPCSVIHFEEEGINLFAEATRSRKDIA
- a CDS encoding glycosyltransferase family 39 protein, whose amino-acid sequence is MKKKLLPWILSLLPLVLLMSATSPWGPGVTPDSVYYLSTADSLADGKGFLQFDGTPYTFWPPLYPLLISLGSLLAIPQLLWVRLLGALCIALSTGFALQWLFRELRSPFLAAWASLALLLSPIFFEIGLQAWTEGPFLLFSLLFLLQFLKYRERESWRDLILAALWATLAWLCRHPGITLVASAGLLILFTGSPGRRLVRALGFGVLATLLPAVWILRNLLLFGAVAGERAPSTTPFHENLIQVFTETARWILPARIPFAGPLALAGILLLMGFLYWKRNNAGQVAASESRLLSTFWLYILLYLALLVWSSSTVAYEPINMRYLSAIYLPLVLLLLKGLDESLPPLPRLMKVAAPLVMSLLLFFPTAKTLLQFRDAKAEGAPGFLNRAWSEMEILEILKKQAPVGKVFSNAGDALYLHCGIEARMSPRRFIHGESRTPTTELADFLQELQGDRPVYLVFFQELPFLGSRHNFHSTEEIGKTYRLQPFLETKESVVFLVLP